The following proteins are encoded in a genomic region of Leucoraja erinacea ecotype New England chromosome 23, Leri_hhj_1, whole genome shotgun sequence:
- the tvp23b gene encoding Golgi apparatus membrane protein TVP23 homolog B isoform X2 — protein MMRQESSDDAEDVSLFDAEDEGPRRPKKKKIRHPVACFFHLFFRISAIIVYLLCELLSSSFIACFVTIILLLSCDFWTVKNITGRLLVGLRWWNQIDDDGKSHWVFEARKPSGKGRRASSEAESKIFWLGLIICPIMWVIFVFSTFFSFKPKWLAVVIMGVSLQGSNLYGYIKCKMGSGKNLTSMASSYLGRQFFKTAMKTEDSEEP, from the exons ATGATGCGGCAG GAATCCAGCGATGACGCGGAGGACGTGTCGCTCTTCGACGCTGAGGACGAGGGGCCGCGGagaccaaagaagaagaagatccg ACATCCAGTGGCCTGTTTCTTCCACCTATTTTTCCGAATCAGTGCAATAATTGTCTACCTTCTTTGCGAACTCCTGAGCAGCAGCTTTATCGCCTGCTTTGTGACAATAATATTACTCCTATCATGTGACTTCTGGACTGTAAAA AACATCACCGGTAGACTACTGGTGGGATTACGTTGGTGGAATCAGATCGATGATGATGGAAAGAGCCACTGGGTCTTTGAGGCCAGGAAG CCTTCTGGAAAAGGGAGGAGAGCATCTTCGGAAGCAGAATCCAAAATCTTTTGGTTAGGATTAATTATCTGTCCGATCATGTGGGTTATTTTTGTCTTCAGTACTTTCTTTTCCTTTAAACCAAAATGGCTG GCTGTGGTCATCATGGGTGTTTCACTCCAAGGATCTAATCTGTACGGTTATATCAAATGCAAGATGGGAAGCGGAAAAAATCTGACCAGCATGGCCAGCTCGTACCTGGGCCGCCAGTTTTTCAAAACG GCAATGAAGACAGAAGACAGTGAAGAGCCCTGA
- the tvp23b gene encoding Golgi apparatus membrane protein TVP23 homolog B isoform X1, producing the protein MMRQQESSDDAEDVSLFDAEDEGPRRPKKKKIRHPVACFFHLFFRISAIIVYLLCELLSSSFIACFVTIILLLSCDFWTVKNITGRLLVGLRWWNQIDDDGKSHWVFEARKPSGKGRRASSEAESKIFWLGLIICPIMWVIFVFSTFFSFKPKWLAVVIMGVSLQGSNLYGYIKCKMGSGKNLTSMASSYLGRQFFKTAMKTEDSEEP; encoded by the exons ATGATGCGGCAG CAGGAATCCAGCGATGACGCGGAGGACGTGTCGCTCTTCGACGCTGAGGACGAGGGGCCGCGGagaccaaagaagaagaagatccg ACATCCAGTGGCCTGTTTCTTCCACCTATTTTTCCGAATCAGTGCAATAATTGTCTACCTTCTTTGCGAACTCCTGAGCAGCAGCTTTATCGCCTGCTTTGTGACAATAATATTACTCCTATCATGTGACTTCTGGACTGTAAAA AACATCACCGGTAGACTACTGGTGGGATTACGTTGGTGGAATCAGATCGATGATGATGGAAAGAGCCACTGGGTCTTTGAGGCCAGGAAG CCTTCTGGAAAAGGGAGGAGAGCATCTTCGGAAGCAGAATCCAAAATCTTTTGGTTAGGATTAATTATCTGTCCGATCATGTGGGTTATTTTTGTCTTCAGTACTTTCTTTTCCTTTAAACCAAAATGGCTG GCTGTGGTCATCATGGGTGTTTCACTCCAAGGATCTAATCTGTACGGTTATATCAAATGCAAGATGGGAAGCGGAAAAAATCTGACCAGCATGGCCAGCTCGTACCTGGGCCGCCAGTTTTTCAAAACG GCAATGAAGACAGAAGACAGTGAAGAGCCCTGA